A genome region from Plasmodium vivax chromosome 11, whole genome shotgun sequence includes the following:
- a CDS encoding nicotinate phosphoribosyltransferase-like protein, putative (encoded by transcript PVX_114555A) — protein MSDDHVSGSNGISLAEQPYLNGKADGIGGANCNLMDNVRIDKSSNSLYVYDIPITESDLKHLLMLKKKGELDVTNGSCVDSSVKVCPMEMHKKKMEVSKVASNGTCSNVLNYEQGSNCPAEKLKMVSLVNCTKFIIENRINKDIDIPHSNTVNALFMDYYHLVMAYTFFRQKKHEQESTFEIYFRKCPFNGKFAILGGVYEAVKYINSFRFTEAQLEFVRKKMSHYEDIDLFINYLKGLSGRDVSLYCMEEGSIVFPHEPLMVVQGPLLLCQILESALLNMINYPTLIATNSMLYKISINYKPLAEFGCRRAQGPDGALSGTRYSAVGCDFTSNVYASFLYDIPIIGTMSHSFICSYQHGEALHSKYLDGHDFLSIVHKNKEIIHQLYKCELAKESELTAFVSFAQINPKIFICLIDTYDSLQSGIYNFLIVALSLHEINYKPIGIRIDSGDLSYLTTECKKIFNDVSEKLNVPFRDLKICISNDLNEQVIKELHAQEHHVDIFAIGTNLITCQSQPSLGLVYKLVEIDSHPCFKLTNENKKANFPYRKRVYRLYTDDNLAAHDVIQHFDEAPPSENQQIACVNVLDANKQSFITPKKVEQKLLLLWDHGKLLTQLKTVTELKQYTHSEIARFKKEHFATSLPLPYEVLFSRNYHEMYEKLLVKNSRGEASL, from the coding sequence ATGAGTGACGACCACGTTAGCGGCAGTAACGGCATTTCCCTTGCTGAGCAGCCGTACCTGAACGGAAAGGCGGATGGAATAGGAGGGGCAAATTGCAACCTAATGGATAACGTGAGGATTGATAAGAGCAGCAACTCCCTCTATGTGTACGATATCCCAATTACAGAATCCGATTTAAAACACCtgttaatgttaaaaaagaagggcgAATTGGATGTGACAAATGGGAGCTGCGTGGACTCATCGGTAAAGGTATGCCCCATggaaatgcataaaaaaaaaatggaagtctCAAAAGTAGCATCCAATGGGACCTGTTCGAACGTATTGAATTACGAACAAGGAAGCAACTGCCCAGCGGAAAAACTGAAAATGGTTTCTCTGGTTAACTGCACCAAGtttattatagaaaataGGATTAACAAAGATATTGACATACCCCACAGCAACACAGTGAATGCACTGTTTATGGATTACTACCATTTGGTAATGGCCTACACATTCTTTAGGCAGAAGAAGCACGAACAGGAATCTACgtttgaaatatattttagaaaGTGCCCCTTTAATGGGAAATTCGCAATTCTAGGGGGAGTGTACGAAGCTGTTAAGTATATCAATTCGTTCCGATTTACCGAAGCGCAGTTAGAATttgttagaaaaaaaatgtctcACTACGAAGATATCGATTTGTTTATAAATTACCTGAAAGGATTAAGTGGAAGGGATGTGTCTCTTTACTGTATGGAGGAAGGGTCGATAGTATTTCCTCATGAACCGTTAATGGTAGTCCAGGGCCCATTACTGCTATGTCAAATTTTGGAAAGTGCCTTACtgaatatgataaattatcCCACCTTGATAGCTACCAACAGTATGCTTTATAAAATTTCCATAAATTATAAACCGCTAGCCGAATTTGGTTGTAGGAGAGCCCAAGGTCCAGATGGTGCACTAAGTGGGACGAGATATTCTGCCGTTGGCTGCGATTTCACATCAAACGTATATGCTTCCTTCCTTTATGACATTCCAATAATAGGGACTATGTCCCATTCGTTTATCTGTTCCTATCAGCATGGGGAAGCGTTGCATAGCAAATATCTAGACGGCCATGACTTCCTCAGCATTGTACATAAGAACAAAGAGATCATTCACCAACTGTACAAGTGCGAATTGGCAAAAGAGAGTGAATTGACCGCCTTTGTCTCATTTGCACAAATTAAccccaaaatttttatatgcctTATAGATACGTATGACTCGTTACAGTCCGGGAtttacaactttttaatCGTTGCCTTATCTTTGCatgaaataaattacaaGCCAATTGGAATTAGAATCGATTCAGGCGATTTAAGTTACCTCACAAcggaatgcaaaaaaatatttaatgatgTTTCTGAAAAGTTAAATGTCCCATTTcgtgatttaaaaatatgcattagTAATGATCTGAACGAGCAAGtaataaaagaattacaCGCACAGGAGCACCATGTGGACATTTTTGCCATTGGAACTAATCTAATCACATGTCAGTCGCAGCCCTCCCTAGGACTTGTATACAAGCTAGTCGAGATTGACAGCCACCCGTGttttaaattaacaaatgaaaataaaaaagctaATTTTCCCTACCGAAAGAGGGTCTACCGATTATACACAGATGATAATTTAGCTGCCCATGATGTAATCCAACATTTTGATGAAGCACCCCCTTCTGAGAATCAACAAATTGCCTGCGTCAATGTCTTGGATGCAAATAAGCAATCTTTCATTACCCCCAAAAAGGTAGAACAGAAATTGCTTCTCCTATGGGACCACGGAAAATTACTAACTCAGTTAAAAACCGTCACCGAATTGAAGCAGTACACGCACAGTGAGATAGCTAGATTTAAGAAGGAGCACTTCGCCACCTCCCTTCCGCTTCCTTATGAGGTTCTCTTCTCGAGGAACTACCACGAAATGTATGAGAAGTTGCTCGTAAAGAATTCCCGCGGGGAAGCTTCATTGTAG